One Phaseolus vulgaris cultivar G19833 chromosome 11, P. vulgaris v2.0, whole genome shotgun sequence genomic window carries:
- the LOC137810496 gene encoding formin-like protein 3, protein MELTRPSYAVVYVILLCALAQGGSEGKGGEEEFPRDGGAASAIYVFRTKVENDGTLCRKQLIERNNELHPLEGSGDIKTIKSSKNIETNSLPLQVKRKTLDCSPVSEKGSFRYLSTEHSGSTLGAESGHGRSLLADSPNNQMAPSHSPTPASSPLSPSHGPTPASPPLSPSHGPTPASSPPSPSPPTPTPKKDLPLPPDMFAPLPPSPPMPRSLPKNSLPKLQTPVTPPTSNDEKKKQTTILAAALSGVVILIGLALCYREARSNKTDSDDRPLLVLTSNDYPGGSKKVVQLGDSEREEYDIGNGKNPSNVSNVRNLSARKGGDIKVSMVDTAASSSSSVGVRKLTVSPSVKPAPPPPPPPPPPPPPPPPPPPPPPPPPPPPPPPPPPPPSSSSSGPQPPPPPKQPPPAPRLPFGAKGANPPPAPPIGGKNQGPLHSKEGSSNEGDAPKPKLKPFFWDKVNAKPGQTMVWHEISSGSFVINEEMMESLFGCANQNKNDRRRDTSLDNSVQYIKIIDPRKAQNLSILLRALNVTTEEVVDALIEGNEIPMELIQTLLKMAPTQDEELKLRLFTGQLHELGPAERFLKVLVEIPFAFKRLECLMFVYNLKEDFSSIKDSFATLEVACNDLRESRLFLKLLEAVLKTGNRMNDGTYRGGAQAFRLDTLLKLSDVKGTDGKTTLLHFVVEEIIRSEGIRTVRNKRASRSTSSVNINEGGEESEEHYHSVGLQVVSGLSTELADVKKAALIDGDALTSAVSKLGHSLVKTQDFLDKDMKNLVEESEFQRSMERFMVNARKEVVWMVEEEKRIMTLVKSTADYFHGNAGKDEGLRLFLIVRDFLIILDKVCKEVKDAIIKQAKASSSSKKETRTTSSVSSPDARSQHSPNPPSDFHRKFFPAIAERRMDYSSSDDEDF, encoded by the exons GTGCGTTGGCCCAAGGGGGCTCAGAGGGGAAAGGGGGAGAAGAGGAGTTTCCTAGAGATGGTGGAGCGGCATCAGCCATTTATGTTTTTAGAACAAAG GTAGAAAATGACGGGACACTGTGCAGGAAACAATTGATAGAGAGGAACAATGAGTTGCATCCCCTGGAAGGGAGTGGTGACATAAAGACTATAAAAAGTAGCAAAAACATAGAAACTAATTCTCTGCCTCTTcaagtaaaaagaaaaactttGGACTGTAGTCCTGTTTCAGAAAAGGGTAGCTTTAGATATTTGTCAACAGAGCATTCGGGGTCAACCTTGGGTGCAGAAAGTGGTCATGGAAGAAGCTTGCTTGCTGATTCACCAAATAATCAAATGGCACCAAGTCATTCTCCTACACCAGCCAGTTCTCCATTGTCACCAAGTCATGGTCCAACACCAGCCAGTCCTCCATTATCACCAAGTCATGGTCCAACACCAGCCAGTTCTCCACCATCACCATCACCACCAACTCCAACTCCCAAAAAGGATTTACCACTCCCTCCAGATATGTTCGCACCATTGCCACCTTCACCCCCTATGCCTCGTTCTCTTCCCAAAAATTCTCTACCTAAATTACAGACTCCTGTTACTCCACCAACTAGCAATGATGAGAAAAAGAAGCAAACAACTATTTTAGCTGCCGCTTTATCAGGTGTTGTAATCTTGATAGGCTTGGCCCTGTGCTATCGTGAGGCCAGAAGCAACAAAACTGATAGCGATGACAGGCCTTTGCTCGTATTAACCTCAAATGATTATCCTGGCG gtTCAAAGAAGGTTGTTCAATTGGGAGATTCTGAAAGAGAAGAATATGACATTGGCAATGGAAAGAACCCTTCTAATGTTTCTAATGTTAGAAATTTGTCCGCTAGGAAGGGTGGAGATATCAAAGTCTCAATGGTTGACACAGcagcatcatcatcatcatcagtAGGCGTACGAAAACTAACAGTATCTCCTAGTGTAAAACCTGCCcctcctcctccaccaccaccaccaccaccaccaccaccaccaccaccaccaccacctcctcctccacctcctcctcctcctcctcctcctcctcctcctcctcctccttcttcttcttcttctggaCCACAACCACCTCCTCCTCCGAAACAGCCACCTCCCGCCCCTCGTTTACCGTTTGGTGCAAAAGGTGCTaatcctccaccagctcctCCAATTGGAGGTAAGAATCAAGGACCACTACATTCTAAAGAAGGAAGTTCAAATGAGGGTGATGCTCCAAAACCAAAACTAAAGCCATTTTTCTGGGACAAGGTTAATGCAAAACCTGGCCAAACAATGGTGTGGCATGAGATCAGTTCAGGATCATTCGT GATCAATGAGGAAATGATGGAGTCTTTATTTGGCTGCGCCAACCAGAACAAGAATGATCGCAGAAGAGATACATCATTAGATAATTCAGTGCAATATATTAAGATTATTGATCCTAGGAAAGCACAAAACTTATCAATTCTTTTGCGAGCTCTGAATGTGACGACAGAAGAAGTTGTCGATGCTCTTATAGAAG GTAATGAGATTCCCATGGAGCTGATCCAGACGTTGTTGAAGATGGCACCTACGCAAGACGAGGAACTAAAGCTAAGGCTGTTCACAGGACAACTGCATGAACTAGGGCCAGCAGAGAGGTTTCTCAAAGTGTTGGTTGAAATTCCATTCGCTTTCAAACGTCTTGAATGTCTGATGTTCGTGTATAACCTTAAAGAAGATTTCTCAAGCATTAAGGATTCTTTTGCCACATTAGAG GTGGCTTGCAATGATCTGAGAGAGAGCAGGCTGTTCCTGAAACTCCTAGAAGCAGTTCTGAAAACCGGCAATCGTATGAATGATGGAACCTACCGCGGTGGCGCGCAAGCATTCAGGCTCGACACCCTCCTCAAACTCTCCGACGTCAAGGGAACAGACGGCAAGACCACACTCCTGCACTTCGTCGTCGAGGAGATCATCCGCTCCGAGGGAATCCGCACCGTGCGCAACAAAAGAGCCAGCCGGAGTACCAGCAGCGTCAACATCAACGAGGGCGGCGAGGAGTCCGAGGAACACTACCACAGCGTCGGCCTCCAGGTGGTGTCGGGCCTCAGCACGGAACTCGCGGACGTGAAGAAGGCGGCGCTGATAGACGGCGACGCACTCACGTCGGCGGTATCGAAGCTGGGGCACTCGTTGGTGAAGACGCAGGATTTTCTTGACAAGGACATGAAGAACCTGGTCGAAGAGAGCGAGTTCCAACGCAGCATGGAGCGGTTCATGGTGAACGCGAGGAAGGAGGTGGTGTGGAtggtggaggaggagaagaGGATAATGACGCTGGTTAAGAGCACTGCCGATTACTTTCACGGCAATGCCGGGAAGGATGAAGGGTTGCGTTTGTTCTTGATCGTGCGTGATTTCTTGATCATATTAGACAAGGTTTGCAAAGAAGTGAAGGACGCCATCATAAAGCAGGCCAAGGCTTCCAGCAGTAGCAAGAAGGAGACTAGGACGACTTCTTCGGTTTCTTCACCTGACGCGCGCAGTCAACACTCGCCAAATCCACCCTCTGACTTCCACAGAAAGTTCTTCCCTGCCATAGCTGAGAGGAGAATGGATTATTCTAGTTCTGATGATGAGGACTTCTAA
- the LOC137820978 gene encoding protein VASCULATURE COMPLEXITY AND CONNECTIVITY-like has product MARVAGIFLCLLILVMDVAAGILGFEAEIAQNKVKHLKVWIFECREPSHQAFMLGLVAAVLLGLAHAIANMLGGCNCICSQQEFEKASSNRQISTACLILTWVVLGIGLSMLVIGTMSNNRSDGSCGFSHHHFLSIGGICCFVHGMFCIAYYVSATASMD; this is encoded by the exons ATGGCTAGAGTAGCAGGCATTTTTCTGTGCCTCCTGATTTTAGTCATGGATGTTGCAGCTGGGATTCTTGGCTTTGAGGCAGAAATAGCACAAAACAAG GTGAAGCACTTAAAAGTGTGGATATTTGAGTGTAGAGAGCCAAGTCATCAAGCCTTCATGTTGGGGTTAGTAGCAGCAGTGCTTTTGGGTCTAGCTCATGCCATAGCCAACATGCTAGGTGGCTGCAACTGCATTTGCTCTCAACAAGAGTTTGAGAAGGCTTCTTCAAATAGGCAAATATCAACAGCTTGCCTCATTTTAACTTG GGTTGTGTTGGGCATTGGATTATCCATGTTGGTGATAGGGACTATGTCAAACAATAGGTCAGATGGATCCTGTGGTTTCTCACACCATCACTTCCTGTCCATTGGTGGAATCTGTTGTTTTGTTCATGGCATGTTCTGTATTGCATATTACGTTTCTGCCACTGCCTCTATGGATTAA